The following are encoded in a window of Pirellulales bacterium genomic DNA:
- a CDS encoding type 1 glutamine amidotransferase domain-containing protein, producing the protein MSHDRPLAGKRFLIFVDDVYEDLELWYPKLRLIEAGADVLTAGPKARHWYTGKHGYPCMSDAAIAEAEVRAANFDGLVIPGGFMPDKLRRDPKVLQLVRDFAAAGKLVAAICHGGWIPISAGVYRGVRVTGSLGIKDDLANAGALWEDASVVIDRHFVSSRKPDDLPDFCRGILQVMTGKK; encoded by the coding sequence ATGTCCCACGATCGACCCTTAGCCGGCAAAAGATTTCTGATTTTCGTCGACGATGTTTACGAAGATTTGGAGCTGTGGTATCCCAAACTGCGACTCATCGAAGCAGGCGCCGACGTGCTTACCGCCGGGCCCAAAGCTCGGCATTGGTACACTGGCAAACACGGTTACCCGTGTATGTCCGATGCCGCGATTGCCGAAGCGGAAGTGCGCGCCGCCAATTTTGACGGGCTCGTGATTCCCGGCGGGTTTATGCCCGACAAGCTGCGCCGCGACCCCAAGGTGTTGCAGCTAGTCCGCGATTTTGCCGCAGCGGGAAAATTGGTGGCCGCCATTTGCCACGGCGGCTGGATTCCCATTTCGGCCGGCGTGTACCGGGGGGTGCGAGTGACCGGTTCGCTGGGCATTAAGGATGATTTAGCCAACGCCGGCGCCTTATGGGAAGATGCATCCGTGGTCATCGACCGCCACTTCGTGTCCAGCCGCAAACCGGACGATCTGCCCGATTTTTGCCGCGGTATTTTGCAAGTCATGACGGGGAAGAAATAG